Below is a window of Candidatus Zixiibacteriota bacterium DNA.
TCTATTCCAGGGCAGCCGTGATAATCTGGTACCAAACTAAAGATCATACATAATAAATCAAAATAGACTGACCGTAGATGTCAGTGGGCTTCTGTATATTCATAATAAGACAAGACGGTCTACACAATACAGGAGTCGCGATGTCAAAAACAAAGTCGAGTAAAAGCCAAGTAGATACTGGCAGGTTAATCGATGCTAATATCTCGCCGTTGCCATGGCGGATTGTGAAAACGACCATAGAGGGATGCGACTATATCGAAATCCGGGACGCTTCCGATGAGATGGTCTGTTTCACCGAACATACGTCAGAGAAAGACGAGGAAAATTTCAAGTTGATCCTTAAGTCTGTTGCGAAACTGTCATGAGCTGTGAACATGATGCGGGACTATGATTACCTGTTTGCCTGGTCTATACGGGAACAAGACGAGTAACATCGATAATATCAAATAATTAATAATACAATATACATACCGAACAAAATATGTTGTAATTAAGTAGATAGCATTATCATCGTATGTGCCTGCACACATGTGGCTGTTTATTTAAAAAGTATAGTTATTCCATCCATAACGGGTAAGGTATGCTTATGCGTGTAGCTCTAATTAATCCTGCAAATTCAAACGATATCCAGAGTTTTCGATGGGGGGTGGGCCATCTCGGACTGGCATATATTGCCGCTGTTCTGGAAAAATCGGGACATACAGTAAGTGTTATAGATGGTAAAGCTGAAAAGCTTTCTCCAAAATCAATTGCCTCCAGAGTTGTCGAAAGCAAAAGCCTGATAGCAGGTATCACTGCGATGACTCATGAAATACACCTTGCGCATGAGATTGCCCAGGAGATAAAAACTAAAGTGCCTCATATCAAGACGGTTGTCGGCGGACCGCATACCAGCGCACTGCCAGAGCGTACGCTGGAGGAATTTGAAGCTTTTGATGTCGCCGTCTCAGGTGAGGGCGAAATCACCATGCTTGAGATCGTAGAATGTTTTTCCTCTGGCGATGATGCCGATCTTGGTAAGGTAAGGGGAATCAGCTATCGCCAAAACAATGAGATCTATCGTAATCCTTTAAGGGAGTTCATGAGCTCCGAAGGTCTGGAGGAGCTTCCGTTTCCCGCCTGGCACTTGTTTCCCGAGCAGGGTTTACCGATGTTTGCCGGACGCGGTTGTCCATACCGCTGTAAATTCTGTATGCGGGTACTGGGCAATCGAGTGAGGATACGGTCTCCGGAAAACGTAGTAGCGGAGATAAGGTATTTACACGACAGGTTCGGAAAAAAACACAGCTGGTTTCAGGATGAGACCTTTGGATTGAAGAGGCAGTGGACAAGGAAATTTCTAAATAAACTGGCCGAGTTCCGGTCAGAAAAAGATTTCGACTGGACCTGGAAAGCCAATTCGCGGGTGAACCTGGCAGACCAGGAGATATACTCTCAGATGAGCGAACAGGGATGCCAGGGACTCGATTTTGGAATTGAATCTGGTAACCAGGCCATTTTAAAAACGATCTGTAAGGATATATCTTTGGACAAAGCCAGGCATGCGATAGCTTTGGCGCGGCGAGCCGGAATGGTAACCGAGGCGTTCTTTATAATTGGACATCCGAACGAAACTTTCGGGACAGCTCTGGATACAATTCGTTTCGCGGCGAGGTTGCGTGCTGACAGGATCGCGGTAGGGGTAATGGTTCCGTATCCGGGGACGGAGATATGGGAGATGGCCCGGCAGAATCAAGGAGGCTACAGCCTTGTCAGCCAGGACTGGCGTTACTACGACAAATATTTCGGGCAGGCAATCAGGCTCGATAGACTATCGCCCAACAGACTTAAGGTTTTACAGAGTATTTGTTACCTATGGTTCTATTTACGAAACCTGCGGATCGGTGATCTGTTCAGGTTTTCCATGCAACACAGCCGGGCGGTTGTGAGGATGGCCGGGAATCTGCTGGGTTTGCGCAAATGATTGAAAAGTGCTGTTTCAGGCTGAAAAAGTGCTAAATTTTGTTACTTTTTGGCCGAAAAAAATGCAGGGGGGACGGAACTCAAAGGGTGGCCTAAGTGTATTACAGACAGTCAGGTCAGCCAGGTTAGAAATTAATTAAACTTTTTCGAAAAAAGCACTTGACAAGACGCGATTTTAGTATAAATTCAGCGTTTGCCTGAGCAGAGATTGAGTCTCAGGCATTTTGATCTTTGAAAACAAAATATCAAGCACGGTGAAATCGAGTTGAAAGAACGCCATTAGGATTTTGATCAAGTTACTAAGGGCGTACGGGGGATGCCTTGGCACTGGTAGCTGATGAAGGACGTGACAAGCTGCGATAAGCTTCGGTTAGCTGCAAATAAGCTTTGAGCCGGAGGTTTCCGAATGGGGCAACCTGGACCGTTAATACGGATCCATCGGCGGCTGAATACATAGGTCGTCGAGGACAACCCGGGGAATTGAAACATCTCAGTACCCGGAGGAACAGAAAACAACAGTGATTCTCCAAGTAGCGGCGAGCGAACGGGGAACAGCCTAAACCACAGAGCACGCTAAAGGTGGCATCCGTTGTGCCTGTGGTGTCGTGGGAGTGAATCTGAGTGAAATGCCAATAGCTCGGAAAGTTACAAATCGCTTGTCTAGCCGAACAATCCTGGAACGGAAGGCCGTAGAGGGTGACAGCCCTGTAGGCGAAAGGCTTGCGACTTTCTGGATTCATTTCCCAAGTAGTACGGGACACGAGGAATCTTGTACGAATCTGCCGGGACCACCCGGTAAGGCTAAATACTAACCAGTGACCGATAGTGCACAAAGTACCGTGAGGGAAAGGTGAAAAGTACCCCGGGAGGGGAGTGAAATAGTACCTGAAACCGTATGCCTACAAGCTGTGGGAGGAGAGGTTGTTTCTTCGGAAACAACTATCTGACCGCGTGCCTATTGAATAATGATCCGGCGACTTATTCTCTGTTGCAAGGTTAAGCAAAACACTTGCGGAGCCGCAGCGAAAGCGAGTCTGAACAGGGCGTCAAGTAGCAGGGAGTAGACCCGAAGCCAGGTGATCTATGCATGGCCAGGATGAAATCTCGGTAAAACGAGATGGAGGTCCGAACCCACCAACGTTGAAAAGTTGGGGGATGAGCTGTGCATAGGGGTGAAAGGCCAATCAAACCTGGCGATAGCTGGTTCTCCTCGAAATGCCTTTAGGGGCAGCCTCGAGTTAGTGTAACGGAGGTAGAGCACTGATTGGGCTAGGGGGCCTACAAGCTTACCAACCCCATTCAAACTCCGAATTCCGTCTACATGTTGCTCGGGAGTGAGTCAGTGGGGGATAAGCTTCATTGGCAAAAGGGGAACACCCCAGACCACCAGCTAAGGTCCCGAAGATATGCTAAGTTACAAAGGATGTGGGGTTGCTAAAACAGCTAGGATGTTGGCTTAGAAGCAGCCATTCATTTAAAGAGTGCGTAATAGCTCACTAGTCTAGGAAGCCTGCGCCGATAATAGTTGGGAATATGCATATCACCGAAGCTGTGGGATCTGCAATGCAGATCGGTAGAGGAGCATTCTGCGGGGGCAGAAGGTGTGCTGTAAGGCATGCTGGACCGCGCAGAAGAGATTATGCCGGAACGAGTAGCGATAAAACAGGCGAGAAACCTGTTCGCCGCAAGCCTAAGGTTTCCTGAGGAAGGTTAATCCGCTCAGGGTTAGTCGGATCCTAAGCCGAGGTCGAAAGGCGTAGGTGATGGAAAACAGGTTAATATTCCTGTACCAGGTGTAGCGCGTTATACCTATGGAGTGACGCAGGAGTGAAGGTCATCCGGGTGATGGATGTCCCGGTCCAAGCCGGTAGGGAGAAGAGGCAGGTAAATCCACTTCTTCAATCCCGAGAGGTTATGGGGAGGTCGAAAGACCGCAAACTGACCTTAATCAGACTGCCAAGAAAAGCTTCTATGGAAGTTCTATATCTGTCCGTACCGCAAACCGACACAGGTAGGCGAGGAGAGTATCCTAAGGCGCTCGAGCTAACCCTCGTTAAGGAACTAGGCAAAATGGCCCCGTAACTTCGGGAGAAGGGGTGCTCCGAGTAGGTGAAGCCCTGCGGTGAAGCCCAAAGGAGTCTCAGTAAAGTGGCCTGGGTGACTGTTTACTAAAAACATATCTCTCTGCGAAGCCTTACAAGGCGATGTATAGGGAGTGATACCTGCCCGGTGCTGGAAGGTTAAGAGGAGGAGTTAGTCTCTTCGGAGGCGAAGCCCTGAATCGAAGCCCCAGTAAACGGCGGCCGTAACTATAACGGTCCTAAGGTAGCGAAATTCCTTGTCGGGTAAGTTCCGACCTGCACGAATGGTATAACAACTTGGGCGCTGTCTCAACGAGGGACTCGGTGAAACTGTAGCAGCGGTGAAGATGCCGTTTACGCGCAACGGGACGGAAAGACCCCGTGAACCTTTACTATAGCTTGGCATTGGATTTTGGTACGGTATGTGTAGGATAGGTGGGAGACTTTGAAGCTGGCCCGCTAGGGTCGGTGGAGTCGTCGTTGAAATACCACCCTTGCCCTATCGGGATTCTAACCACGACCCTTGAATCAGGGCGTGGGACATTGCCAGGTGGGTAGTTTGACTGGGGCGGTTGCCTCCCAAAATGTAACGGAGGCGTCCAAAGGTTTCCTCAAGCTGGTTGGTAATCAGCTGAAGAGCATAAGGGTATAAGGAAGCTTAACTGCGAGACAAACGAGTCGAGCAGATGCGAAAGCAGGGCCTAGTGATCCGGCGGTTTAGAGTGGAATTGCCGTCGCTTATCGGACAAAAGGTACTCCGGGGATAACAGGCTGATCTCCACCGAGAGTTCATATCGACGTGGGGGTTTGGCACCTCGATGTCGGCTCATCACATCCTGGGGCTGGAGAAGGTCCCAAGGGTTTGGCTGTTCGCCAATTAAAGTGGTACGTGAGCTGGGTTTAGAACGTCGTGAGACAGTTCGGTCCCTATCTGTTGCGTGCGTAGGAGATTTGAGGGAATCTGACCTTAGTACGAGAGGACCGGGTTGGGCAGACCGCCAGTGTATCTGTTGTCCTGCCAAGGGCAGTGCAGAGTAGCTGTGTCTGTTCGGGATAAGTGCTGAAAGCATCTAAGTACAAAGCCCATCCTAAGACTAGATCTCCCAGCGTAAGCTCTGAAGGATCCTGGAAGATTACCAGGTTGATAGGTCATAGATGTAAGGCTGGTGACAGCTTAAGTCGAGTGATACTAATCATCCGTGAGACTTGATCATTTAAATTTTTCCTCTTGCCTCGGAAAAGTTTGAATCTTAATGGCTGCTTTCGACTTTCGCCTGCTTGATATTTTGATAAAATTTGCCGGTGGTTATAGCACGAGGGCCACACCTGTTCCCATTCCGAACACAGCAGTTAAGCCTCGTAGCGCTGATGGTACTGCCAGGGCAACTTGGTGGGAGAGTAAGACGCTGCCGGTGTTAAATAAAAAGCCAGCTTCAAAAGCTGGCTTTTTTAATGTTGGTATTAACTGTAAAAGTCAAGGACTTCCCGGACAATATCTGCCTCTTCGGACTGCCTGTTAAGCTGCCTTTTTCTTTTTAAATTTAGTTTCTTATTTAATCGTTTCTATGGGTCGTTTTCCCAGGTTTCTGTAACCTCGATGAGGTCTTTGTTGTTATGGCGGATCTTGAGACTCGCTCTTAGCGAGGATTGTGACCTGCCATTTTTGTAAAGCGTAAGATCACAACTTCCCGGTAAAGGCCGGCATGCAAAGACTTGACGCAAAAATGCAATCAACGGAAGAAAGCAGGGCAGAATTGTAGGGCACAGTATCCATGCGATGCTGCCATGTGGCAGGTTCACAGGTCACTGCCCTACGATTGTCAAAACTATATTAAATCTACTTCGTAAACTCGTTCAACATTTCGCGCATGCGCGCCAGATGGAAATCGTCATGTTCGGCGATGAAGAAGCAAAGATCGACCATGCGCATCGGTTTGTTGAGCCTGGGATGAATGGCTGATCTGGCGAAGTCCTCGGTCGTAAGCTGATCCATGCGACCAATAAAATGATCGCGCTTGGATTTGAAGCGCGCCATGACGTCCTCGAAGCCGGAGGCGTTATGATTGGCCTCGTCGGTGAAGTTTTTGCTGAAATCAACACCCTGCATAGCTTCTCTGCCCTCGAGTATATGATCGATTCTGATATCCCAGAGCTGTTCGCAGTCACCCAGGTGACCGACGATTTCCTGAATCGACCAGCGATCCTCAAGCCTCGTGGTTAAATGGTCTGCCGGGCATTTGTCTGTCATCTCTTTCAGGCGGACATAAGTTCCGCGTACACGTTCCATAACTTCGGGATGAAGCTCGTGTGGAAAATCGAAGTTGAACTTTCGTTCCAACCATGGCATTTGCGGCATAATGACTCCTTTCATTATGATCAATAATATATAAAATTGATATGAAAATAGCAAAACAAACCACATCGCCGGCTTAAGCGCAATTAGAAGTATTGAAATGTAATTGCTGGTTTTGCGGAATCAAGTCCGGATTAATAAACACTGCAGATGAAAAGTCTGGCATGATAATGCCAAAGGAGAAAGAATTCTATCGCTAAAGCAATAGTGTTTCGTTACGGGAAGCGCATCAGGTCATCGCGCTCAAATGTCCACTCGGGTGTAATCAGGCTGTCGCCGATATCGCAATCATACCAGGGACTCAGGTCATTGTCGATGGGATTGATCAGAACATGGATATCCTGGGCCGGCATAAAACCCTGTGCCGGCAAAAACAGCCGTTTTCCGCTCTCACGATCGATACAGACATCGATCACAAACACAGCATGGCCGGGAAATCCGCCTTCAATGAATACATAGCCGGGCTCAATCGTGCAATTTTCATTGACCGGAATCAGCTCTTTTTCCAGTGAATACGATCCGGCATACATGAAGACCGAGCGAAGATATTCCCGGAAGGCTTCATAAGATGAATCCGCTTCGGCGTTTTTCACCCAGGTGACATCATTGCCGTTCACGCGGGGACGATATCCCTCGATCCACTTGCGAAATGAAGCCCGGTCACCGCTGGTGAAATTGAAGGCGATACTGTCATACAGACCCCGAGAATAGAAATATTCGGAACGCATCCGGATGACAGCGTCGGCGCACTGCTGAAGATTGCGGTTACCGATGTCGATATCGATGACGGCCCGATGGACGTCCTGCCTGCCCTTCAGCCGACCGTTATAGAGATAGATTTTACTTCCCGCCGGTTTGAGTGGCAGACGGCGCAGGAAACCGGCATAAGAAGTGGAATCGTATTCCAACCGTGAATAACCGGGTGGCGGTTCGATCTGTCCCAGCACGGTGCGTTCAGGCGAACCGGATAACCACCTGTAATCCTGGGAATTGCCACCATTACAGGCGATCAGCAGAACAAATATACCGCAGATACCGATTATGCATCTATAATTTAACACTGTGATTTAAACACAAAAACAGATTGTTAGTTCATGATAAACTGACTGGATTTAGAAAAGTCCAATATGCTACAAGGAAAGTAATGAATGGGGTTTTCATGCGGGGGTGTGACCGAACCGCTATCTGATTGTCAGTAAACACGATAAGGTCAGTATGCGAGCCAATAATATTTTAAAAAATCACAAAATATAAGTATTATCCGATCCGATACCAAATATATGAACACTATCACTGTGCAACAGTCAGGCCAGCTGGAAAAGCATTTTGTGCCGATCCATCTGGAAACCTTGGAGGTAGACAGTATATTCCAGTTTGATCTGTTCATCCGGCGCGACAACAAGCTCACCCTGTTTCGCTCCAAAGATGTGCCGTTTTCGCAGGCTGAATTCAATACTCTAAAAAAATACAAACTGAATGTTTTATACATCAAAGCGAGTGATCACGATAAATACCAGGATTATCTCGAACAGAACCTGCCCGGTCTTATCGGCGATGAAAAAGTGCCCGGTCAAAAGAAGGCTGAAGTTATCTACGAAGCCTCGAAAGTTTTAATCAAAAAAGTCCTGGCTGACCCGACCCGTGCTGAATATATCAAGCGTTCGAAAGACATTGTTCAGAATATAGTCGAGTATATCCTCAAGGGCAGGGACGCATTTTTGAACCTTATGCAGATTACTTCATTTAACTATTACACATATACGCACTGTGTCAATGTCTGCACGTTTTCGATCGCCCTGGCGCGCCGGATGAGAATACTCAACCGGATGGAACTGGGAGAACTCGGGCTGGGCGCGCTTTTACATGATGTTGGAAAGGTCAAGGTGCCTAAGGAGATAATCGAAAAACAGGGCAAACTGAATGACGAGGAGTTCCGGCTGATTAAGAAACATCCGGAATACGGTGAGGAAATTCTTAAACAGACCAAAGTCCTGACCCGGAATTCTTTTTACCCGGTTATCCAGCACCATGAGAGGCTGGATGGTTCCGGGTATCCTCACGATCTCAGGGAATCACAGATTCATCAATACAGCAAAATAGTCGCTATCGCCGATGTATTTGATGCCCTCACTACTGACCGCTGTTATAAAAAGGCGATCGATACTTATCCCGCTCTCAAGGCATTGCATGAGTCACCGCAAAAATTCGATAAAAAGATGTTGACTGAATTTACCCTTCTTATGGGCCCAGAATTCTATCAAAAATAGAGTCATTTTCAATATATTCCTTGCCAATAGTATAATTGCCCTTTATTTTCAATATGTAAGCCATAACATATAGATCTCGCGACCGGCTTATTTTTTGCACATCAGAGGTTTCAACCAGAGATTATCGGAATAATTCACTTCTAAGACTGTACATAACATATTTTAAATACAACAGCACTATTATAATCTTTACGGAGGGTCGCCATGGGAGCAAGGACTTTTTTGACAGTAGCCGCAGTAGTCTGTCTGCTGGCCTCGTCCGGGTGGGCATTGCCTGAAAACAGCAAACAGACTGGGGCCGGTTTGTTGCTCGAGCTTGACCAGGATACCTACCTGGATGTCAACAGCCTTTTATGTTTTTTCTACAACGATGGTAGTTTCGCCTACGACAATGCCAATATATTGGGCAAAACGGATGGTTTATATTATCCGCGATGGTCTTCAAAGACTGTAATCTATTCCGCGGGGCTGTGGGTTGGTGCCAAAGTCTATGGCCAGGAAAGAGTCACTGTTGCTGAATACAGTTCAGAATATGTTCCCGGACCGATGCAGGGATACACGTACATGCCCGATAATCCAGATTTCAAAGTCTATAAAATCTATCGCGGAGACACACCGGAATCAAATCCGGATTATGCCAACTGGCCTGTTGACCAGGGGGCTCCGGTCGATTCAACAGGAGAGCCCTTGATTCTGGGTGATCAGATGTGCTGGTCGGTCTTTAACGACGCGGATACGAGTGCTCATCAAAATGACGCTGGTTTCTCGATGCCACTGGGACTTGAAATCCAGCAGACAGCTTTCGCATATGATCTTCCCGATTCACTCTCTAAAGTTATTTTCATGAAATACCTGATCATAAACAAGGGCGGAAAGAGTCTCGACAGTACCTTCGTGTCGCTCTGGTGCGATCCCGATCTGGGTGGGCCCTCTGATGACCTGGTCGGTTGCGACACGGCGTTGTCTCTGGGATACTGTTACAACGCTCCCGGGTCTGATAACACCTATGGCACTGAACCACCGGCGGTCGGTTTCGATTTTTTGCAGGGGCCGGTTGTCGAAACAGGCATCCCATCCGATTCGGCTAAATTTATGGGCGGGTGGATTTACGGTTATGTTAATATGCCGATGACATCTTTTAACCGGTATATCAATGGAATCGATCCGCACAGCCCGGAGGAATCCTACAACTACATGCGGGGCTTGAATCTCAATGGTAATCCGGTTGTCGATAACAATGGCGACACAACAAAATTCTTCTTCCCCGGCGACCCGGTAACAGGAACCGGGTGGCTGGATGACATCTCGTCCGACCGCAGGTTCATGATGACTTCCGGGCCGTTCAATATGATGCCGGGTGATACGCAGGAAATTGTCGCGGCGATAATTGTCGGACAGGGAACAGACAGACTCGCGAGCATAACTAACCTCAAAGAAATCAGCAAATTCACCCAGAAGGTCTTCGATTATGATTTCGATGTCCCTGAAGTTCCCGAAGGCTTCAATGTCTATGCTCGCAGTTACGATCAGGCAGTCGAGTTGATCTGGGACAACGACATGGAACAGGATTATCTCGATTATCGTGAATGGTTTGGCACATTTTTCGCCTTCGAGGGATATAACGTATACCAGCGAACTTCAGAATTTGGCTCATGGAAAAAAATTGCAACCTTCGATTTGACTGCCCAGGAATCATACCAGACTTTTCATCAAGTCGCTGGTGACAGCATAGAAATCTGTGCGAGCGGTCAATGTGATACTTTGGAGCGGGCCTGGGACTTTCAAAAAATCTATGACTACATATATGATCCGGGCGCTGGTGGCTATGAGTTAAAAATCGTCCAGAACGGTAGTGAATCCGGGTTGCAAAATCGTATCTATATCGATCACGATTATATCAATAGTGGACCGCTGATAAATGGTCAAAAATACTATTTCGCTGTAACTCCTTATTATTTGAATATACAGGAAATCGGCCCGAATGATTCGGTGTTTTTGAGATCCGGTTTTATTGGTTTTAACATGGCTTATTTGGAAAATGAGCCAGTTGCCCTTACGACCATGCCTGTTGCGTCACCTGGTATGTATACAGATACTGCCGAACACAGTGTCGGAAACTCAGAAGGGATGGTGCTGGTTGAAGTCCTCGATCCTGACATGATTGTGCCCGGTGATTACACAGTCACATTCAACCCTTCTATAAACTGGAACCTGATCCGTGATGGTATGTACCTGTTAACCGATCAATCTAATCAATCCGGTGATTTCTCATATCCGATTATTGATGGAATTATGACCCGGGTAATCGGTCCGAAATCCGGGATTTCAGAAGTAGTTGAAATCCAGTCTGGATACAATCCCGTCGATCCACCCGACAATGTTTTCCGGTCATGGAATTCGACCGGTGAGTATTATGTTACTTCCGATTTCGGCAGTGGCCAGGAGGGGTTGAATCGCTTCAACTGGCGAGGCAATATCGGCTGGGAAGCATGGGAGTTTCGATTTACAGAACAGGGAAGCGAATACTACGACTGGTTTACCGATTTAAAATTCCCCAATCGAGCACCGTTTGAAGTCTGGCATTTCTCACAGGA
It encodes the following:
- a CDS encoding radical SAM protein, giving the protein MLMRVALINPANSNDIQSFRWGVGHLGLAYIAAVLEKSGHTVSVIDGKAEKLSPKSIASRVVESKSLIAGITAMTHEIHLAHEIAQEIKTKVPHIKTVVGGPHTSALPERTLEEFEAFDVAVSGEGEITMLEIVECFSSGDDADLGKVRGISYRQNNEIYRNPLREFMSSEGLEELPFPAWHLFPEQGLPMFAGRGCPYRCKFCMRVLGNRVRIRSPENVVAEIRYLHDRFGKKHSWFQDETFGLKRQWTRKFLNKLAEFRSEKDFDWTWKANSRVNLADQEIYSQMSEQGCQGLDFGIESGNQAILKTICKDISLDKARHAIALARRAGMVTEAFFIIGHPNETFGTALDTIRFAARLRADRIAVGVMVPYPGTEIWEMARQNQGGYSLVSQDWRYYDKYFGQAIRLDRLSPNRLKVLQSICYLWFYLRNLRIGDLFRFSMQHSRAVVRMAGNLLGLRK
- a CDS encoding HD domain-containing protein, with translation MNTITVQQSGQLEKHFVPIHLETLEVDSIFQFDLFIRRDNKLTLFRSKDVPFSQAEFNTLKKYKLNVLYIKASDHDKYQDYLEQNLPGLIGDEKVPGQKKAEVIYEASKVLIKKVLADPTRAEYIKRSKDIVQNIVEYILKGRDAFLNLMQITSFNYYTYTHCVNVCTFSIALARRMRILNRMELGELGLGALLHDVGKVKVPKEIIEKQGKLNDEEFRLIKKHPEYGEEILKQTKVLTRNSFYPVIQHHERLDGSGYPHDLRESQIHQYSKIVAIADVFDALTTDRCYKKAIDTYPALKALHESPQKFDKKMLTEFTLLMGPEFYQK
- a CDS encoding DinB family protein, encoding MWFVLLFSYQFYILLIIMKGVIMPQMPWLERKFNFDFPHELHPEVMERVRGTYVRLKEMTDKCPADHLTTRLEDRWSIQEIVGHLGDCEQLWDIRIDHILEGREAMQGVDFSKNFTDEANHNASGFEDVMARFKSKRDHFIGRMDQLTTEDFARSAIHPRLNKPMRMVDLCFFIAEHDDFHLARMREMLNEFTK